The DNA window GTAATAACTGCTACAGGCTCAAATCTCCCATTTACCTTGTCAATATCAAAAAATCTTGTATATAAATAAGGTGTTGTAACTTCATTTAAGGCTTTTTTCTCTTCCAGCTCTAACGAAAGTTTCGTTTTCCAGTAATAAAAAGTATACGGATGCTCTGTCTTTTTGCTACATGAAGTAAGCAAAATGAGGACTATTAAAAACTTGGCTATTTTCATTATTGATAAAAAACGCTTTCACAGGTACAACTTCCTTTATCACTTTCTAAGGCAGAACAACAATCTTCAGATTTCTGAATATTTCCTTTTTCGTCAGTAAGATAGATTTTTTCTTTATCAAACTTTACATAAAATATTTCATTAAACTTCTTGAATTGTGCTTTCATTACTGTAGGGTTATACTTTCCAGCATTCATTTCCTCAGTGGTCTCTTCTCCACTAGCCTGATTTACCTGAACATAACCAAAATATACATCACCATTCTTTTTTACATCAAGATAATATGCTGGTGTCCCGGTTCCACTATAACCTTCCACAATGTTGAAGGATCTTTTGCCAGTGAAGGGCGCTTTTGACTGGGCGAAAGAAAAAATGCTTATACACAGAATAAATAAGCTGAATACCTTTTTCATTTTTTTTATCAAATTTAAAAATATTTAGGCAAGAATTAGACCGTAAAAACCCGGTATTTAGGTTAGTTTTTAAGTTTTAAAGAAAGGCGTAAAAAATAAAACCATCCCAATAAAGGAATGGTTTATTTAATATAGAAAAAAGAGTATTAGAATACTGTTGCTGCAAGTTGAATTCTCGCATATTTATTAGAAGGATTCCACATTGCCATCATAGAAACTGGAAGTGTATAATGCTCTGTTATTTTTAAAGCTTTAGTTGCTTTTATACCAACATTCACTATATCGAAACTGTTTTTTCCATTTCCATATAAAAAAGTACTGTCATTAAAAGCAAATCCACCACCTACGAAAGCATCGAGATTTACCTTTTGATGGGCAATTACAGGATAACTCACTTGTACATAAGTAGAATATTTATTCTTTTTATAACTTCCATCCGGCTCCAAAACTACTTCTCCAGCATTGGCTCCACCATATAACATAATATCAGCTTCAACATTTAAAGGAAATGAGGGTCCAAAAGTATAATTGGTCCTTAGATCAATAATATGTGCCGTTCTTCTATTAGAGTAATTAAAGATGTCATCTGAGGCAACGGTTGTATTGATGTTTCTGGAATTAAATAAATCCCATAATCCAATATAAATCCGCCCATCTGAGTACTGAACATAATAATTGATTTCCTTGTAATGCGTACCATCTTTATCATCGGTTAAAGAAGATGCGCCCCATATTCCGACTTTCCATTTTTTTTCTTTATCCAGAGCGTAAGAAAGATTTCCCATTACCACAGGTTTATCTGTAATAATTAATCCTCGCCATAAATGGTTGTTCTGAATATTAGCGGTGAAATCTAGACGACCTTCGTCTTTGGTTTCTGTATTCTCCTGGGCAAAAAGAGACCCTGTACCTAAAATAATTAGGCATATAAAAAATAGTTTTTTCATTGTGTAAACTTTCTTTAGTTAACTTAAAGCGAGGTGCAATAAAGCCGCAAGAGTTGCTCCTAAAATAGGTCCCGCAATAGGAATCCAGGCGTAGCCCCAGTCACTTCCTCCTTTTACAGGAAGAATTGCATGCATAATTCTTGGTCCTAAATCACGAGCAGGATTAATAGCATAACCTGTCGTTCCTCCTAAAGATAGACCGATTGCCCAAACCAACAATGTAACAGGTAGAGCTCCAATTGTTCCCAAACCGATCTTAGCATTTGGATCATTGTTTAAAGTGAGATTCGGATCAGCAAAATGGAAGATCACAAAAACAAGAACGAATGTCCCAATGATTTCACTAATGAGATTTGAAATAGGTTTTCTAATCGCTGGGCCAGTACTGAAACATGCTAGTTTTGCACCTTCATCTTCTGTAATGGCAAAATGGTCTTTATTAAATACCCAAACCAAAAAAGCACCTAACATTGCACCAATCATTTCTCCGGCGATATATGTCGGAACTAAGTCCCATGAAAATTTTCCTGCGATGGCTAAACCTAATGTTACTGCAGGATTCAGATGGGCACCACTGATTGGCCCTGCAATGGTTACACCAACGAAAACTGCCAGAGCCCAAGCCGTGGTAATCACAATCCAGCCGGAACCGTTACCTTTCGTTCCTTTTAAAACAACGTTTGCCACTACGCCGTTTCCGAGTAGTATCATAAGCATTGTCCCGATAATTTCTGCTATAAATGGAGTCATAGTTTATGTTTTGTTTAATGGAAGTTAATCTTCTATCCAGTTTTGAGAGCGCTTTACAGCTTTGTTCCATAAATGGATCATTTTATCCGCTTTCTCTTTTTCCAGTTCAGGTTGGAAATGTTTATCTACGATCCACTGAGATTGGATTTCATCAATGTTCTTCCAATACCCTACAGCAAGGCCTGCAAGATAAGCAGCTCCCAATGCTGTTGTTTCTAAGGTTTTTGGTCTTGTTATTTTGACTCCTAGTAGATCTGATTGGATTTGCATCAGTAAATCACTTTTGGAAGCTCCACCGTCAACTCTTAATTCAAGACTACCAGTTCCTGCATCGGCCTCCATTGCTTTTACAATATCGTAAACCTGGAATGCAATTCCTTCTAAAGTTGCTCTTGCAATATGTGCATTTGTTGTTCCACGGGTTATCCCTACAATTGCTCCTCTGGCATATTGATCCCAGTAAGGGGCTCCTAAACCTGTAAGCGCAGGAACGAAATAAACTCCGCCGTTATCTTCAACGCTTTTAGCAAGATCATTGATCTC is part of the Chryseobacterium paludis genome and encodes:
- a CDS encoding MIP/aquaporin family protein — encoded protein: MTPFIAEIIGTMLMILLGNGVVANVVLKGTKGNGSGWIVITTAWALAVFVGVTIAGPISGAHLNPAVTLGLAIAGKFSWDLVPTYIAGEMIGAMLGAFLVWVFNKDHFAITEDEGAKLACFSTGPAIRKPISNLISEIIGTFVLVFVIFHFADPNLTLNNDPNAKIGLGTIGALPVTLLVWAIGLSLGGTTGYAINPARDLGPRIMHAILPVKGGSDWGYAWIPIAGPILGATLAALLHLALS